Part of the Tolypothrix sp. PCC 7910 genome, GTTTATCAGAGTACTTATTTCATCTTTAACATTTTGCATACCTACGAGATTGTTTAGTTGTTCAAGAACACTATCCATTTCTTCAGAAGAACAATCATTATTAAGATGGCGTTTCCTTAGCTCTTTTTTCAATTGTTCTAGTTCTGCATCAATTTCCAAATCCCAAAAACTCATATTTTATAACCTCGAAAAATGAATAATTTGGCTTTCTACTATATAAAGCTACAATCCTAGTACAACACTTGATTGTCGGCTAAACCTATTACATATAGTGAAAAGGCTCTAAAGTAGAGTAATTCTTATACACTGACAACAAGTTATACATAAGACACGCTATTCTAGAGTAACTTATACATCTTGTAGACGTAAAGTATGTGTCTAGTAAGTTTGTAAATAATGCTAATCAAGATCACAGGCTAATTTTTGTAGGCAAACACTATTTTACTACCTAGTGAATCCACAGATAAGCTAGAATTAAAGTACACAATGTCAGTGGTATGCCAAAACGTAAATGCTCAATAAATGTCAGCTTGTAGCCTAAATTTGTAGCAGCTTCGACAACTATTAAGTTAGCAACTGAACCAAATAAAGTAAGATTACCTGCTAATGTAGAGCCGGCTGCTAGTAATAGCCAATATTGAGTATCATCCTTGGGAATTAGAGGATGTAATAAAAGTACAGCCGGTACATTAGAAATAAGATTAGATAAGATAACAGTGACACTCAAAAAACTGGCAGAAGTGTTGACTGCATGAGTAAATGGCTGCAGTAAATTTAACTTTTGTGTGACGCGCGTCAGAATAAATAATCCTGAAAACATCACTAGCAAATTCCAATCTACCTTTTGCAAAATACGCTGTGGTTTAATTCGCCGCGTAATCAGCAATAAACTAGCAGCAACTAAAGCAGATTCGGCTAAAGGTAAACCCATAGCAAAAGCAATAAGTAAACCTGTAGTGATGACTAAAGTTTTATTAAATAAAGGTTTAAAAATACGATTTTTATTGCTAATACTTAACTCTTGACAAGGTTGAGTGGAACGGACATCAGGATAAAGTAGCCATAGCAACCCTATCTGAATTGCTAAACCAATTAAGGCTACGGGAGCAAGTGCGCGCAGAAAATCTAGGTAGGGAATACCGGAAAAGGAACCAATTAAAATATTTTGTGGGTTACCGCTGAGAGTGCAAACAGAACCTATATTAGTTGCACCTGCAATCGTTAATAAATAAGGTATGGGATTTAACCTCAATGCTTGAGTTAGGCTCAAGGTTAATGGTGTAAAAATTAGCGCTATTGTGTCGTTAAGAAATACGGCAGATAGAATACCACTCCCAAAAGTTAAGGCAATCAATAAGCCCAGAGGACTGCGGGTTACGCTCAATAGTAGGGAGAGCGATCGCCTAAAAAAACCTGAGTATTCTAAGTTAGCATTAACTACCATCATGCTCAGTAAAAATATGATGGTGTTAGCATCAATTGCCTGCCAAGCCTCTTGTAAATTGACAGCACCCAAGGCAATTAAAAAAGCCGATCCCACTAAGGCAATAGTGGCACGGTTCATGCGTAAACCAGGGATGTAGCCCAATGCTAACCCCAGGTAAGTCAGCCCTAATAAGCTATAGATAACCAATTGCAGGACATTCACTAGCTTTATCTATGAGCGAGCAGTCATGTCTTATAACAATACAGCAGTTAGGGAGGAGATGAGGGGGATGAGGAAGATGAGGAGGATGAGGGAGAAATAACAAACACCAAACCCCAATTACTAATTACTCATGACCTAATGCCCAAAATACACCTTTCCTTAACGGAACCTTATACAAAGTATGTGAGTCTATATGTATATAATTGATCTGCTAATATTTTGACTAGCTAAAAATACGGCCGAAAATATTCTATAATAATATTTGTAAAGATTACACAAAAACCTACCTGAAGATAGATGTCTTCATTAGAATTTAAACTGTGTCAAGTTATGAACAAGATCGGATTATTACACTTCCGATTCTAGGGAAATTGCGCTTAACTTGACGTAGTCATAAATATGTTCTGACTAAAGTGGCTACGGATAACATCAGATTGCATCAAAGTCAGGATAAGAATTTTCCGGGAATGGTCGTAGCCACTATGTATATGTTCATCGTTAAGGTGAATACCCTCAATTCAATAGAGGAGTAAACCATGAAGGTATTCGATAATACCACAAAAAGAATTTTTTTCGCAAGCTGGGTATCAATAAATCCAGCAGAAGCTAACAATACTGATGTAACCCAGCCACACAGTTCTGCTGCTAAGTCTAAATTTGATATTTTCCAGCCCATAAAACAAATAGTAGACAGAATACAAGTCCGCGATCGCAAATTAGCGCACCGCTTGTGTCAAATAATTCCTGCTCAATGTCCTTTTGAGCGTGATGTCAAGTTATTTGGCAAAACCTTATTTCACATTCCGCCAATGTGTAAGCTGAATCCTTTATATGAAGAAGTCGTCAGCTTACGTTTCCGGGCGCTATGCTATCTAGCTGATGAATGTGGAGAGGACGTGTCTCCGTACTGTTAAATTCCAAGTTACGCCTTATGTGAATGACAAGCGCCGCTTAGTTAATCAGGGTTTCTAAACTATCTCAAAGTTATGGTTTTGTGACTATCGAAGAAATTAAAGGCTTTTAAGACTGAATTCACATTAAACGTAAGTGATCGCTTCTTAATTTTTAGCTATTATTGCTTGGTCAAAGACAAAGGGTAAGGGGACACAACCTTTACCCTTTCGTCTTTTTCAGGTTAAGGGGTAAAGGGAAAGAAAAAACCTTTAACCCTTAACCTTTAACCTTTTCCCCACAACCAATTTCGAGTTCAAAACGCTTAACCGAGCAGTATTAGAGTTAATCCAAATCTCTTTAACTCTGGACTAATTTTTTATCCGCCTAACTTGCCATTTTTGGATGGCTTCTTGAGCATCTTCATAGGCAGATGTCATTTCTGGGACTAAGGCTGCGGTTTCAATTGCTGCATTGAGTTCGCCTTGGACTGCACGATTTTTCGCTACGTCCAAAATTTTTTCGCTCCATTTATTAATTGATTTTTGAGCTACATCGAAGCCTGGCTGTCCAGGTGGGACTTTTTTCGCAACTTCGATTGCCCGATTATATGTAGATGCTTGTCCTGACTTAATTAAGGCATTAGCCGCATCTAAAAGAGTTTTGTTACTGACATACTGCTTGGCTTCTAGTCGCCATTGATTAATCAGTGCTTGTGCTTTAGGATACAGATTTTCGTCTTTAGTAATTAATTGTGCGGCAGCTACAGCACTGGCATACTGTTTTTGTTGGGCGCGACCTTCTGCCAAATCTAAAATCATGCGACTCCAGATTTTAATATCTTCCTGAGCTTGTTCGTAAAGCGGTTCACCTGGTTGAATTTTGCGCGCCGTGGCGATCGCTAAACTTAAATCGCTAGCCTGAGTTTCTCTCAGGGACATTTTCGCCAGATCTAAGACTGCTTGACTCCGTGTTTGTGACTCAGGATTAACTACTGGTGGCGAGTTTGATGGTTTTGGTTCTGGAGTTGGAGAAGCGGCAGTTGTGATAGAACGAGTACTTGGTAAAGTATTGAGGTCTTGTGGCTGATTAGTAGCTGTATTAGTTGATGTCCTAAATACTTCGGTAACGCCAAATTTTGATTGATTGCGGAGAAAAAGGACTGCAACTAAACCAACTATTAATAAACCACCGCCAAGCCACCACAACAACTGTTTCCAAAATGGTGTATTTGGCTGAGTTACAGGCGCTTGGGAAATATAACCAGGGGAAGCATCAGGAATAAACCTTTCCCTACCACTTTCTTCTGGAGAAGATGGCGGTAGTTGTTTAAACTTCTCCTCTGGGTGAAGAAGCGCTTGAGAGGTGAATTTACTAGCTGAACCTGAGACTGGTTGAGCGGGAAAGTTTTCATTTCCTACCGTCAACTGGGCAGATTTTCCGGGCTTGGATCTACGACTGACAGTAGTTTCCACTCCTTGGACTGGTCGGTTGATGCCCGTTTTTTCTAAATTTTCTGAAGTTTTGGAAGAATTGGCTTCCAGAGAAGGTGCTGCACGTGCTACCGCGAAGGATTCCTCCGGAAAAATCACGGAGTTGACTTCGCTTTTATTTGGGATACTAGGAGGAGGTGGTGGTAAGATAACCTGCTGCTGAGATGGAAGCACAGCGATCGGGTTTTGCGTGGGTCGCCAGTAATGTTGACATAATTGCGGCGTAAGCAAACTCAAGTAGCGTTCCAAATCCGCCAAGTTATTGCCACGACCAGAACGCAAAGCTTCCAATAACGCTGCGGTAAAGAATCCGTGACCTAGTTCCCGGCTTTCATGGGAAAATTGCTCTGGTTGGCAAGACAGAATTGTTGCCAGTTGTAGTTCTTGAGCCAGTTCTATGGTTTCTTGCCCTACGGGAGCATCGGCTTGAGTACCAAAAGCACGGTTGATATCCAGTAGTAGCAATACATTCAAATTAGTAAGTTGCAGACTTTGCATCAGCGATCGCAATTCTATGCCAGTCTCCTGCACGAGATCGGGGTTCCCTTCCACTGGCATTAAGTAATCTTGACCTTTGTAGTTGATGCCATAACCGCTAAAGAATAACCACAGATGGTCTTGTGGTTGCCAAGATGATGCTGCTAAATCCTCCAATAACAGCAAAATATTTTCCCTAGTCGGATAGGTAGATTTATCTTTATTAAGCGGCGGTGAAGTATCTGTCATCAGCAGGCAGTTTTGCGGCGTGAAACCTGCCTGTGTCACCAATAAATCCTTGAGTGCCTCAGCATCTGCTTTGGCGCAATCTAAAGGTTGAAATAGATGATATTGATTAATTCCAATTGCGATCGCCCAGTAATTTGTCATCCCCTCTTTAGTCATAGTTGTTTGCTTAAAATTGCGGTTGGCTTTGCCTAAAAAACAAAGTTAACCTATGTCTTATAGTTTAGGAGATTTCTCTCGAACCAAAAATTGTATGTAATTTTTATTACATAATTTACTCGGAAAATACTTTCACTGAATTTAAATTACAAATAATGCAGTAAGGAGTTACCAGGTCATGAGTAGAAGTGTTGCTCATCAACCATCATCGATCATTTCCTTTTCAGTTATTAGCCAAATTGGCACAAAAATCCGGATAGTTCCGTTAATATTTTTGCTCTTAACTGCGGTTCCTGTGTGGTTTGTCTGTGAAGCGATCGCCCCGCAGATTGTTAGAGCTTACACCGCTAGAGTTGATCTAGCAATTGATCGGCTACCGGAAGAAACCTACGAAACTGTACTGAGAAGGGCAGAAGCGGCAGCAAGAGCAGCAGCCCAGAGAAGCTTCGATCAAGATATTTTGGTTACAGATGTTTCAGTTATGGTATCCGTACAAAGCCAAGGAGCGATCGCCCCAGTTTTAGCGTTAGATGTGAGTCGTCCCCAATGGCGGAATCGTCCCGATACCCAACGTTGGGCAACTTATTTTAAAACTGCGCGATCGCTATTATTTTTTGAACAAAATCTCACAACTGTACCTGCTCTACAAAATCTCGCAACTCCGCCTGCTACAGAAAATCCCACAATTCCACCTCCACCTGTTACAGAAAATCCCACAACTCCCCCTGTTAGTAATTAAGGGACTGGGGATTGGGGATTGGGGAGATGAGGGAAAATTACCAACACCCAACACCAAACCCCAATTACCAATTACCCATTACCCATGCCCAATGCCCAATGCCCCATGC contains:
- a CDS encoding anion transporter produces the protein MNVLQLVIYSLLGLTYLGLALGYIPGLRMNRATIALVGSAFLIALGAVNLQEAWQAIDANTIIFLLSMMVVNANLEYSGFFRRSLSLLLSVTRSPLGLLIALTFGSGILSAVFLNDTIALIFTPLTLSLTQALRLNPIPYLLTIAGATNIGSVCTLSGNPQNILIGSFSGIPYLDFLRALAPVALIGLAIQIGLLWLLYPDVRSTQPCQELSISNKNRIFKPLFNKTLVITTGLLIAFAMGLPLAESALVAASLLLITRRIKPQRILQKVDWNLLVMFSGLFILTRVTQKLNLLQPFTHAVNTSASFLSVTVILSNLISNVPAVLLLHPLIPKDDTQYWLLLAAGSTLAGNLTLFGSVANLIVVEAATNLGYKLTFIEHLRFGIPLTLCTLILAYLWIH
- a CDS encoding Mo-dependent nitrogenase C-terminal domain-containing protein codes for the protein MKVFDNTTKRIFFASWVSINPAEANNTDVTQPHSSAAKSKFDIFQPIKQIVDRIQVRDRKLAHRLCQIIPAQCPFERDVKLFGKTLFHIPPMCKLNPLYEEVVSLRFRALCYLADECGEDVSPYC
- a CDS encoding caspase family protein; translation: MTNYWAIAIGINQYHLFQPLDCAKADAEALKDLLVTQAGFTPQNCLLMTDTSPPLNKDKSTYPTRENILLLLEDLAASSWQPQDHLWLFFSGYGINYKGQDYLMPVEGNPDLVQETGIELRSLMQSLQLTNLNVLLLLDINRAFGTQADAPVGQETIELAQELQLATILSCQPEQFSHESRELGHGFFTAALLEALRSGRGNNLADLERYLSLLTPQLCQHYWRPTQNPIAVLPSQQQVILPPPPPSIPNKSEVNSVIFPEESFAVARAAPSLEANSSKTSENLEKTGINRPVQGVETTVSRRSKPGKSAQLTVGNENFPAQPVSGSASKFTSQALLHPEEKFKQLPPSSPEESGRERFIPDASPGYISQAPVTQPNTPFWKQLLWWLGGGLLIVGLVAVLFLRNQSKFGVTEVFRTSTNTATNQPQDLNTLPSTRSITTAASPTPEPKPSNSPPVVNPESQTRSQAVLDLAKMSLRETQASDLSLAIATARKIQPGEPLYEQAQEDIKIWSRMILDLAEGRAQQKQYASAVAAAQLITKDENLYPKAQALINQWRLEAKQYVSNKTLLDAANALIKSGQASTYNRAIEVAKKVPPGQPGFDVAQKSINKWSEKILDVAKNRAVQGELNAAIETAALVPEMTSAYEDAQEAIQKWQVRRIKN